A stretch of the Tautonia marina genome encodes the following:
- the arsS gene encoding arsenosugar biosynthesis radical SAM (seleno)protein ArsS (Some members of this family are selenoproteins.) has protein sequence MPRSLLGQGHPLATIDEQLRILRPSGNFRPFEESLASHGLHPLTRTKIDTLQINLGKMCNQTCKHCHVDAGPDRTEIMTRETMTHCLRVLETTGIPRVDLTGGAPELNPHFSWFVEQIRTLGRHLIDRCNLTILTVPRFKALPEFLARHRVEIVASLPSYLPRSTNAQRGDGVFEDSITALRRLNRLGYGLPDSGLLLNLVYNPTGAFLPPKQSSIEADFRRELKNRYEITFNHLYVITNMPINRFLEFLIRTNQYESYMTRLIASYNPTAAEGVMCRSLLSVSWDGTLYDCDFNQQLDLPTSPRHIADFDLDHLIAEPIVTGLHCYGCTAGSGSSCGGQVAQ, from the coding sequence ATGCCCCGAAGTCTCCTCGGCCAGGGACACCCCCTGGCGACCATCGACGAGCAACTCCGGATCCTTCGACCATCAGGCAACTTTCGTCCATTCGAGGAATCTCTCGCCTCGCACGGACTCCACCCCCTGACGCGCACCAAGATCGACACCTTGCAGATCAACCTCGGCAAGATGTGTAATCAAACGTGCAAACATTGCCACGTTGATGCTGGCCCCGACCGCACCGAGATCATGACTCGGGAGACCATGACGCACTGTCTGCGAGTCCTCGAAACCACCGGCATCCCCAGGGTTGATCTCACCGGCGGCGCTCCCGAACTGAATCCTCATTTTTCCTGGTTCGTTGAACAAATCCGCACGCTCGGCCGCCATTTGATCGACCGCTGCAACCTCACCATCCTCACTGTCCCTCGTTTCAAAGCGCTTCCCGAATTTCTCGCCCGGCACCGAGTCGAGATCGTCGCCAGCCTCCCCTCCTACCTCCCGCGCTCGACCAACGCCCAGCGCGGCGACGGTGTCTTCGAGGACTCGATCACCGCTCTCCGTCGGCTCAACAGGCTCGGCTACGGACTCCCCGACTCCGGATTGCTGCTCAATCTCGTCTACAACCCCACCGGTGCGTTTCTTCCTCCGAAACAATCGTCAATCGAAGCTGACTTTCGCCGTGAGCTCAAAAACCGCTATGAGATTACATTCAACCACCTCTACGTGATCACAAACATGCCGATCAACCGATTTCTCGAATTTTTGATTCGAACAAATCAGTATGAATCCTATATGACTCGATTGATTGCTTCCTACAACCCGACCGCCGCGGAAGGGGTGATGTGCCGCTCGTTGCTGTCCGTCTCCTGGGACGGCACCCTGTACGACTGCGACTTCAACCAACAGCTTGACCTTCCCACCTCCCCGCGGCACATTGCCGACTTCGACCTCGACCACCTCATCGCCGAGCCCATCGTGACCGGCCTGCACTGCTACGGCTGCACAGCCGGCTCCGGCTCCAGCTGCGGAGGTCAGGTGGCCCAATGA
- a CDS encoding glutamate decarboxylase, with protein sequence MKRIRHTDAELAPTYASRDFARSIPRDRIPHDGMPAEVAAQLVRDELQLDGNPALNLASFVTTWMEPEADRLVGDVLNKNLIDQDEYPQTDEIHRRVVSMIGRLFHAPDDATPVGTCTVGSSEAIMLGLLAHKWAWRKRRESQGAPTDRPNVVFGADVHTCWEKFTRYFDVEARIAPLSPDCHILTPQGVADRVDENTIAVGCVLGTTFTGQIDPIAEIATLLDQLQAEKGWNIPIHVDAASGGFVVPFVNPELAWDFRLERVRSINVSNHKFGLVYPGIGTVVFRDTTDLPDELVFKISYLGGEMSNYSLNFSRASAPVLLQYFNFLRLGVAGYSRIIGNIMENATYLQERIDSLGRFRRLGDTRAIPVVALTLADPSEPSETLDLLSETLRERGWIVPAYPLPPNAQEIRVLRAVVRENFSRDLAELFVSDLKAALAKVDRLRAVHLPPASDSRPHGVC encoded by the coding sequence ATGAAACGGATTCGCCACACCGATGCCGAACTGGCACCGACCTACGCCTCCCGAGACTTCGCTCGGTCCATTCCCCGTGACCGCATCCCCCACGACGGCATGCCCGCCGAGGTCGCGGCCCAGCTCGTCCGCGATGAGTTGCAGCTCGACGGAAACCCCGCGTTAAATCTCGCCAGTTTCGTCACCACCTGGATGGAGCCCGAAGCCGATCGGTTGGTGGGAGATGTTCTGAACAAAAATCTGATCGATCAGGACGAATACCCCCAGACGGACGAGATCCACCGCCGCGTCGTCAGCATGATCGGTCGCCTCTTTCACGCTCCCGACGACGCCACACCCGTCGGCACCTGCACGGTCGGATCGTCCGAGGCGATCATGCTCGGGCTCCTGGCCCACAAATGGGCCTGGCGGAAGCGACGCGAATCTCAAGGGGCACCCACCGATCGCCCCAACGTTGTCTTCGGCGCAGATGTTCATACCTGCTGGGAAAAGTTCACGAGGTATTTCGACGTCGAAGCCCGAATCGCCCCGCTCTCACCCGACTGCCACATCCTCACGCCACAAGGCGTGGCCGACCGAGTCGACGAAAACACGATCGCCGTCGGCTGCGTCCTCGGCACAACCTTTACCGGCCAGATTGACCCGATCGCTGAGATCGCCACCCTGCTCGACCAGCTCCAGGCCGAAAAGGGATGGAACATTCCCATTCATGTCGACGCAGCAAGCGGTGGGTTTGTCGTCCCCTTCGTCAATCCGGAACTTGCCTGGGACTTCCGCCTCGAACGCGTCCGGTCCATCAACGTTTCGAATCACAAGTTTGGCCTTGTCTACCCTGGCATCGGCACCGTCGTCTTCCGAGACACGACCGACCTCCCCGACGAGCTTGTGTTCAAGATCAGCTACCTCGGCGGCGAGATGTCAAACTACAGCCTCAACTTCTCTCGGGCCAGTGCTCCCGTCTTGCTTCAGTATTTCAACTTCCTCCGCCTCGGTGTTGCCGGATATTCCCGAATCATCGGCAACATCATGGAGAACGCCACGTATCTTCAGGAGCGAATCGATTCCCTCGGCCGCTTTCGACGCCTCGGCGACACCCGAGCCATTCCTGTCGTCGCCCTGACCCTCGCCGACCCTTCCGAGCCTTCCGAAACGCTCGACCTTCTTTCCGAGACGCTCCGCGAACGGGGTTGGATCGTTCCCGCCTATCCTCTTCCTCCCAATGCGCAGGAAATTCGCGTGCTGCGTGCCGTCGTCCGAGAAAACTTCAGCCGAGACCTTGCCGAACTGTTCGTTAGCGACCTCAAAGCAGCACTGGCCAAGGTCGATCGCCTTCGCGCCGTGCATCTGCCCCCTGCTTCCGACAGCCGCCCGCACGGTGTCTGCTGA
- a CDS encoding arsenosugar biosynthesis-associated peroxidase-like protein, translated as MPSSYYNPEDLPRFPEIAEGAPALWEKFQQWYGAVFEDGALSAREKALIALAVAHNERCPYCIDAYTRSCLENGSNLEQMTEAVQVAAALRAGVALVHGVQMKDIHDSLSM; from the coding sequence ATGCCCTCGTCCTATTACAACCCCGAGGACCTCCCCCGATTCCCGGAAATCGCCGAAGGCGCCCCCGCCCTTTGGGAAAAGTTTCAGCAGTGGTATGGCGCCGTCTTCGAGGACGGAGCCCTCTCGGCTCGTGAGAAAGCCCTCATTGCCCTGGCCGTTGCCCACAACGAACGCTGCCCGTATTGCATCGACGCCTACACACGCAGTTGTCTGGAAAATGGTTCAAACCTCGAACAGATGACCGAAGCCGTTCAGGTCGCCGCCGCCTTGCGGGCCGGGGTTGCCTTGGTTCACGGCGTGCAGATGAAAGACATCCACGACTCCCTCTCGATGTAG
- a CDS encoding spermine/spermidine synthase domain-containing protein, with protein sequence MESPTLSDPTITTRRAYVELFLISFVALFLELACIRWFGATVAFLTFFTNLVLMACFLGLSVGLLAASSPRDYSRLTLPVGLVAALLAQWLLSAHRTGSGIMVEVGGRGSPQQIYFGTEYLARDPFAWVIPIEVLAGGFFVLIAIMFIGIGQVMGRRFNAIPQRVAAYSTDIAGSLVGIAGFALASRFETTPLLWFAVASGVFIALLCKRSILQIGSLIGLLYIAAISAFGPGNEARTFWSPYYKVEYSSDARLIETNNIGHQQMVDVETTGRAYWLPHLLNRAGGGDAFKDVLIIGAGSGNDVASALQFGAEQIDAVEIDPTLQRLGQQHHPNRPYQDPRVTVHLTDGRGFLRTTDKKYDLIIYALVDSLVLHSGYSSLRLESFLFTDQAMRDIQARLKPGGVFAAYNYYRQGWVVGRIDLMIDAAFGAPPVVFSLPPQDEIRPDASQSNHITFLMAGNGTTPAIEQARERFANDQVLDTSLDPETGVADGVFAPRTRAPNDALRPASVITEGISRVPTDSWPFLYLKDPSIPNLNLRGMAIVGILSIALLLGFAPIKRGRPDIQMFFLGAGFMLLETKGVVHMALLFGSTWAVNSIVFGAILVMVLLANLWVIRMKPTRQWPFYVALVLALLANVVVPLETYLALPDVLRVVVSCTVVFLPVFFAGIIFASAFRDRARPDLALGANVAGVVVGGLSENLSLALGFNNLIWVAVGFYVLSALFARVRLTPLPS encoded by the coding sequence ATGGAATCTCCAACACTCTCTGACCCGACCATCACCACGAGACGGGCCTATGTTGAGCTGTTCCTCATCAGCTTCGTCGCCCTGTTCCTGGAGTTGGCCTGCATTCGATGGTTCGGGGCGACGGTCGCATTCCTGACGTTCTTCACAAACCTGGTGCTGATGGCCTGCTTTCTCGGGCTGTCGGTCGGGCTGCTGGCGGCATCATCTCCCAGAGACTATTCCCGCCTGACCCTTCCGGTCGGACTAGTCGCCGCCCTGCTGGCGCAATGGCTCCTCTCTGCCCACCGAACCGGCAGTGGGATCATGGTCGAGGTGGGAGGGCGGGGATCGCCGCAACAAATCTATTTTGGAACGGAATACCTCGCGCGCGATCCGTTTGCCTGGGTCATCCCCATCGAGGTCCTGGCTGGGGGCTTTTTCGTCCTGATCGCCATCATGTTCATCGGTATCGGCCAGGTGATGGGCCGTCGCTTCAACGCCATTCCCCAACGAGTCGCGGCCTATTCCACCGACATCGCCGGTAGTCTGGTCGGAATTGCAGGCTTCGCGCTCGCCTCGCGTTTTGAAACGACACCGCTCCTGTGGTTCGCCGTGGCATCTGGAGTTTTCATCGCGCTTTTGTGCAAGCGATCAATCCTCCAGATCGGAAGCCTGATCGGCTTGCTCTACATCGCCGCCATTTCCGCCTTCGGGCCGGGCAACGAAGCCCGCACCTTCTGGTCGCCCTACTACAAGGTCGAGTACTCAAGCGATGCTCGACTCATCGAAACCAACAATATTGGCCATCAGCAAATGGTCGATGTCGAGACGACCGGCCGAGCCTACTGGCTCCCACACCTCTTGAATCGGGCCGGTGGTGGCGACGCCTTCAAGGATGTCCTGATCATCGGGGCCGGGTCGGGTAACGACGTGGCCTCGGCCTTGCAATTCGGCGCCGAACAAATCGACGCGGTCGAGATCGATCCCACCCTTCAGCGACTCGGGCAGCAGCACCACCCGAATCGCCCCTATCAAGACCCCCGCGTCACCGTCCACCTCACCGACGGCCGGGGATTCCTACGCACCACCGACAAAAAATACGATCTCATCATTTACGCGCTTGTTGATTCACTTGTCCTTCATTCCGGCTATTCGAGCCTCCGGCTGGAAAGTTTTCTGTTCACCGATCAGGCGATGCGAGACATCCAGGCCCGCCTCAAACCCGGTGGAGTCTTCGCGGCCTACAATTACTATCGTCAAGGTTGGGTCGTGGGACGGATCGACCTGATGATCGATGCCGCCTTCGGCGCGCCACCGGTCGTCTTCTCGCTGCCCCCTCAAGACGAAATCCGCCCCGACGCCTCACAAAGCAATCACATCACCTTTCTCATGGCCGGCAATGGGACGACACCTGCAATCGAACAGGCCCGTGAACGCTTTGCGAACGATCAGGTTCTCGACACATCCCTCGACCCTGAAACGGGCGTCGCCGACGGAGTTTTTGCCCCTCGAACCCGTGCGCCCAATGATGCCCTTCGACCCGCCAGCGTCATCACCGAAGGCATCTCCCGCGTTCCCACGGATTCCTGGCCCTTCCTGTACCTGAAAGACCCTTCGATCCCCAACCTCAACCTCCGGGGAATGGCGATCGTCGGCATCCTCTCGATCGCCCTGCTCCTTGGCTTCGCCCCGATCAAACGCGGACGACCCGACATCCAGATGTTCTTTCTTGGAGCCGGTTTCATGCTCCTTGAAACCAAGGGGGTCGTTCATATGGCACTTCTTTTCGGATCAACCTGGGCCGTCAACTCGATCGTCTTCGGCGCGATCCTGGTCATGGTCCTCCTGGCCAATCTCTGGGTCATCCGGATGAAGCCAACACGCCAGTGGCCCTTTTACGTGGCCTTGGTACTCGCCTTGCTGGCAAATGTGGTGGTCCCTCTGGAAACCTACCTCGCCCTGCCCGACGTCCTCCGGGTGGTGGTCTCCTGCACGGTGGTCTTCCTGCCAGTCTTCTTTGCCGGCATCATCTTCGCGTCCGCCTTCCGCGACCGAGCCCGCCCCGACCTTGCGTTGGGCGCCAACGTGGCCGGGGTGGTGGTGGGCGGCCTCAGTGAGAACCTGTCACTGGCCCTCGGATTCAACAATCTCATCTGGGTTGCCGTCGGCTTCTACGTCCTCTCGGCCCTTTTTGCCCGGGTCCGACTCACGCCGCTCCCCTCGTGA
- a CDS encoding hemolysin family protein, translated as MVEFLVVAGLLLANAFFVAAEFALVKVRVSQIDELAGQGDWAAKVTGRLLDHLDAYLSASQFGITLASLGLGFVIERSVEPGIEALLHSIGLPEHALEIQGQRIPIIPAFAFVFVTFLHISIGELVPKSLAIRAAKPMALITAPPLMAFYYLFFPVIWLLNGFSDLVLRLAGIGTLDHEALAHTEEELRHILSESNQGGHLSRFERVMIENVLNLEEKTAEDAMVPRIDIVYLSLARSVEENLRIARRAGHTRFPLCEDDLTTVVGFIHVKDLFRSSGSDDGRPDLRRLARTVPFLPETMQLDLLLLEFQRNQIHLAMLLNEHGDVVGMVTLETVLEKLVGQIQDEFDREPPRVESKDGGAFEVDGVYPVDELREANGVAVPEEIDSRTTGGLVVELLGRLATEGDTVVVGQHRLIVLHAEPNRVRRVRVEPIHPEPTEESARAPTPSNTTESETPS; from the coding sequence ATGGTCGAATTTCTGGTTGTGGCCGGGTTGCTGCTGGCCAACGCCTTTTTCGTCGCAGCCGAGTTCGCGCTGGTCAAGGTTCGCGTCAGTCAGATTGACGAACTGGCCGGCCAGGGAGACTGGGCGGCGAAGGTCACGGGCCGGCTGCTTGACCACCTCGACGCCTACCTGTCCGCCTCCCAATTCGGGATCACCCTGGCAAGCCTCGGGCTGGGCTTTGTCATCGAACGGTCGGTCGAGCCGGGCATTGAGGCGCTGCTCCACTCGATCGGACTGCCGGAACACGCCCTGGAAATTCAAGGGCAGCGCATCCCCATCATCCCCGCATTCGCCTTCGTCTTTGTCACGTTCCTCCATATCAGCATTGGAGAACTTGTTCCGAAAAGCCTGGCCATCCGAGCGGCGAAGCCAATGGCCCTGATCACCGCTCCGCCCTTGATGGCATTTTACTACCTGTTCTTCCCGGTCATCTGGTTACTCAACGGCTTCAGCGATCTCGTGCTTCGGTTGGCCGGCATCGGCACCCTCGACCACGAAGCACTCGCCCACACCGAGGAAGAACTCAGGCACATTCTCTCCGAGAGCAACCAGGGGGGCCACCTCTCCCGATTCGAACGCGTCATGATTGAGAATGTGCTCAATCTCGAAGAAAAAACCGCTGAAGATGCGATGGTCCCTCGAATCGACATCGTCTACCTCAGCCTCGCTCGCTCCGTTGAGGAAAATCTGCGCATCGCCCGCCGGGCCGGTCACACCCGATTCCCTCTCTGCGAAGACGATCTCACCACGGTCGTTGGATTCATTCATGTGAAGGACCTTTTCCGTTCGAGCGGTTCGGATGACGGGCGTCCCGACCTGCGGCGCCTCGCTCGAACGGTTCCCTTCCTGCCCGAGACGATGCAGCTCGACCTCCTCCTGCTCGAATTTCAGCGCAATCAAATCCACCTCGCAATGCTCCTCAACGAACATGGTGATGTCGTCGGCATGGTCACACTTGAAACGGTGCTGGAAAAGCTCGTGGGTCAGATCCAGGACGAATTCGACCGCGAGCCTCCTCGCGTCGAATCCAAGGATGGAGGCGCCTTTGAAGTCGATGGCGTTTATCCGGTCGACGAACTTCGAGAGGCGAACGGCGTGGCCGTGCCCGAGGAAATCGACTCCCGAACCACCGGCGGGCTCGTCGTCGAGTTACTCGGACGCCTGGCGACCGAAGGCGACACCGTGGTCGTCGGTCAGCACCGCCTGATCGTCCTCCATGCCGAACCCAACCGGGTCAGACGGGTCCGGGTCGAGCCGATCCACCCCGAACCCACCGAGGAATCAGCCCGTGCCCCCACCCCCTCGAACACCACCGAATCAGAGACCCCGTCCTGA
- a CDS encoding tyrosine-type recombinase/integrase, protein MPRLVHALPKYSRHKQSGRAIVRFAHRDVLLPGPYGSPESRAAYDATVAQWLANGRKLPDAPSPSGSGPGAPSPTGASVPADLTIAELIVRYIAFADVHYPKRIGTTEVQNLRDTLRPLNEMFGTVPVRQFGPKSLRALQDRLIRDGLARGTINSRIGRIKRMFKWATADELIGPEIPSALATVPGLRRGYSGAKETEPVGPVPDEHVDAVRSYVSKQVWAMIELQRWTGARPGEIVAMRTRDLEMTGPVWTYRPERHKTWARGKARVIYLGPRAQEIVKPWLRARRDEPLFQPREADESRKAEMRRARRSRVQPSQADRSRPDAVRKPRECYTVASYGKAVRRACEAAGVPVWSPNRLRHATGTRVRKLFGVEGAQVILGHARADVTQVYAERNETLAMEIAQRVG, encoded by the coding sequence ATGCCCCGTCTCGTCCATGCCCTGCCCAAATACTCCCGACACAAGCAAAGCGGTCGGGCCATTGTGAGGTTTGCCCACCGGGACGTGTTGCTCCCCGGACCCTACGGGTCTCCGGAGTCCCGAGCGGCCTATGATGCCACCGTTGCCCAATGGTTGGCGAACGGACGGAAGCTCCCCGACGCTCCGAGCCCGAGCGGATCGGGCCCCGGGGCTCCGAGCCCGACCGGGGCCAGCGTCCCGGCGGACTTGACGATCGCGGAGTTGATCGTCCGTTACATTGCGTTCGCGGATGTTCACTACCCGAAGCGGATCGGGACAACGGAAGTCCAGAATCTCCGGGACACGCTCCGACCCTTGAACGAGATGTTCGGGACGGTCCCCGTTCGCCAGTTTGGACCCAAGAGTCTCCGGGCCCTCCAAGACCGCTTGATCCGGGACGGGTTGGCTCGGGGGACGATCAACTCCCGAATCGGTCGGATCAAGCGGATGTTCAAATGGGCGACGGCGGACGAGTTGATCGGGCCCGAGATTCCGTCCGCCCTGGCAACGGTCCCGGGCTTGCGCCGGGGCTATTCCGGAGCGAAAGAGACCGAGCCCGTGGGGCCCGTCCCGGACGAACACGTGGACGCGGTCCGGTCCTACGTCTCCAAGCAAGTTTGGGCCATGATCGAACTCCAACGATGGACCGGGGCTCGTCCCGGGGAGATCGTGGCCATGAGGACCCGGGACTTGGAGATGACGGGCCCGGTTTGGACCTATCGGCCCGAGCGTCATAAGACGTGGGCTCGGGGAAAGGCCCGGGTGATCTATCTGGGGCCCCGAGCCCAAGAGATCGTCAAACCGTGGCTCCGGGCCCGACGGGACGAACCGCTCTTTCAACCCCGGGAAGCGGACGAGTCCCGGAAAGCGGAGATGAGACGGGCCCGTCGGTCTCGGGTCCAACCCTCGCAAGCGGACCGCTCCCGACCCGACGCGGTTCGCAAGCCCAGAGAATGCTACACGGTGGCGTCCTACGGGAAAGCGGTTCGTCGGGCGTGTGAAGCGGCGGGGGTCCCCGTTTGGAGCCCGAACCGACTCCGACACGCGACGGGGACCCGGGTCCGGAAGCTCTTTGGCGTGGAAGGGGCCCAAGTGATCTTGGGCCATGCTCGGGCCGACGTGACCCAAGTCTACGCGGAGCGGAATGAGACCCTTGCAATGGAGATCGCCCAACGGGTCGGATAG
- a CDS encoding DUF1580 domain-containing protein: protein MIALADVPGILPKRRGGRKVHTSTVWRWAMKGYRGTRLETLRVGGTLCTSREALERFFGRIDTDPGSEPTSGGSGRAREIRDAVARAETMLRPGSKRRAPVADVDAVGAVSVSSRAKRGARS from the coding sequence GTGATCGCATTGGCCGACGTCCCGGGAATCCTGCCCAAGCGTCGGGGCGGTCGGAAAGTCCACACGTCCACGGTCTGGCGTTGGGCGATGAAAGGCTATCGGGGGACCCGATTGGAGACGCTCCGGGTCGGGGGGACGCTGTGTACGTCCCGGGAAGCGTTGGAGCGGTTTTTTGGGCGGATCGACACGGACCCGGGCTCGGAGCCGACGTCCGGGGGCTCGGGTCGGGCTCGGGAGATTCGGGACGCGGTGGCTCGGGCGGAGACGATGCTCCGACCCGGCTCCAAGCGTCGGGCTCCAGTGGCGGACGTGGACGCGGTCGGGGCGGTCTCCGTCTCGTCCCGAGCCAAGAGGGGGGCCCGGTCATGA
- a CDS encoding helix-turn-helix transcriptional regulator codes for MIDVCPEFKLESAPARLVPASEFADALGVSPSGLRYLVQRGTINPPIRVGKRRGWAPSIVAFHVQQRARRMGKS; via the coding sequence ATGATCGACGTCTGCCCGGAGTTCAAACTCGAATCGGCCCCGGCTCGGTTGGTCCCCGCGTCGGAGTTCGCGGACGCGTTGGGGGTCTCCCCGAGCGGTCTCCGCTATCTCGTCCAACGGGGGACCATCAACCCGCCGATCCGGGTTGGCAAGCGGCGGGGTTGGGCCCCGTCGATTGTCGCGTTCCACGTCCAGCAACGGGCCCGACGTATGGGCAAGTCCTGA
- a CDS encoding DNA polymerase — MLSGPDAFGSIWVLDFEFVARPGDRPEPVCLVGHELRTGQTVRLWQDQLRARRDAPFPVGPDALHVTFFGSAEWTCYLALGWELPVRVVDLFAEHRLQTNYAVPKAVRRGLVPMGDGLVGACRSRGVPVIDPGTKLTERELIMRGGPWTPDERARIVAYCESDVQATADLFRAMAPGLDWPRALIRGRYTSAVARMEHVGVPIDVPTFERLRDRWDEIKLRIVTGEDRLGLFDGVSFREETFDAWLRARGYVWPRFPSGRLRLDDDVFKAMTSRYPELGSVRKVRQLLSETRLFRALAVGADGRNRTLLGPFATSTGRNAPSNSKFIFGPSGWARGLIQPEPGTALAYVDFTSQEFGIGAYLSGDRAMIAAYESDQDVYITFGVRAGLIPSDALTMDAETAKARFGAERKLLKAAVLGSQYGLGADGLAQRIGTSRTEASGLLDAVRQASPSYWAWIDGAVRYANWTGTLHTCLGWQTILRPETKPTSLLNWPIQAHGAEILRLACSMLTERGVRVCCPVHDAVLIEADADRIGDAVAETQAVLADASGIVLGGPVLRSDSKTVHSPDRLLEGDSGAFWGRLMGYLGE, encoded by the coding sequence ATGCTCTCCGGACCCGACGCGTTCGGGTCGATCTGGGTTCTCGATTTCGAGTTCGTGGCCCGACCGGGCGATCGGCCCGAGCCGGTTTGCTTGGTCGGTCACGAACTCCGAACGGGCCAGACGGTCCGACTCTGGCAAGATCAACTCCGGGCCCGTCGGGACGCTCCGTTCCCGGTCGGGCCCGACGCGTTACACGTGACGTTCTTCGGATCGGCGGAATGGACGTGTTACTTGGCTCTGGGTTGGGAACTCCCCGTCCGAGTCGTGGACTTGTTCGCGGAGCATCGACTCCAGACGAATTACGCGGTCCCCAAAGCGGTGCGACGGGGCTTGGTCCCGATGGGAGACGGGTTGGTCGGGGCGTGCCGATCCCGAGGCGTCCCCGTGATCGACCCGGGGACCAAGCTAACGGAACGGGAATTGATCATGCGAGGGGGCCCGTGGACTCCGGACGAACGGGCCCGGATCGTGGCCTATTGTGAGTCGGACGTCCAAGCAACGGCGGACTTGTTCCGAGCGATGGCTCCGGGCTTGGACTGGCCCCGAGCCTTGATCCGGGGACGCTACACGTCGGCCGTTGCGAGGATGGAACACGTCGGGGTCCCGATCGACGTCCCCACGTTCGAACGGCTCCGGGACCGTTGGGACGAGATCAAGCTCCGGATCGTGACCGGGGAAGATCGGCTCGGGTTGTTCGACGGGGTCTCATTCCGGGAAGAGACGTTCGACGCGTGGCTCCGGGCCCGGGGCTATGTCTGGCCCCGGTTCCCGTCGGGCCGACTCCGCTTGGACGATGACGTGTTCAAGGCGATGACGTCCCGATACCCGGAACTCGGCTCGGTCCGCAAGGTTCGCCAACTGCTCTCCGAGACCCGGCTCTTTCGAGCGTTGGCGGTCGGAGCGGACGGACGGAATCGGACGCTCTTGGGCCCGTTCGCCACGTCCACGGGTCGGAACGCTCCGTCAAACTCGAAATTCATTTTCGGCCCGAGCGGTTGGGCCCGGGGCTTGATCCAACCCGAGCCCGGGACCGCGTTGGCCTATGTCGATTTCACGTCCCAAGAGTTCGGGATCGGGGCCTATCTCTCCGGGGACCGGGCGATGATCGCGGCCTACGAATCGGACCAAGACGTCTATATCACGTTCGGGGTCCGAGCCGGGTTGATCCCGTCCGACGCGTTGACGATGGACGCGGAGACCGCGAAAGCTCGATTCGGGGCCGAACGAAAGCTCTTGAAAGCGGCGGTTCTCGGGTCTCAATACGGGCTCGGGGCCGATGGACTGGCCCAACGGATCGGGACGTCTCGGACGGAAGCGTCGGGGCTCTTGGACGCGGTCCGCCAAGCAAGCCCGAGCTATTGGGCGTGGATCGACGGGGCGGTCCGATACGCCAATTGGACCGGGACGCTTCACACGTGTCTCGGTTGGCAAACGATCCTCCGACCCGAGACCAAGCCAACGTCCCTCTTGAATTGGCCGATCCAAGCCCACGGGGCGGAGATTCTCCGCTTGGCGTGTTCCATGCTGACGGAACGCGGGGTCCGGGTTTGCTGTCCCGTCCACGACGCGGTCTTGATCGAAGCGGACGCGGACCGGATCGGGGACGCGGTGGCGGAGACCCAAGCGGTCTTGGCGGACGCATCGGGAATCGTCCTAGGCGGGCCCGTGTTGCGTTCCGACTCCAAGACCGTCCATTCTCCCGATCGGCTCTTGGAAGGCGATTCTGGGGCGTTCTGGGGCCGCTTAATGGGCTATCTCGGGGAGTGA